A genomic window from Qipengyuania oceanensis includes:
- the rpsC gene encoding 30S ribosomal protein S3 yields the protein MGQKSNPIGLRLQINRTWDSRWYAEGRDYAALLKEDIEIRKYIIANLPQAAISKVVIERPAKLCRISIYAARPGVIIGKKGADIEKLRVKLASMTESEVKLNIVEIRKPEIDAKLVAEGVADQLVRRVAFRRAMKRAVQSALRLGAEGIKIVCGGRLGGAEIARVEWYREGRVPLHTLRANVDYAEAEALTAYGIIGIKVWIFKGEILAHDPTAQDRLMMEAQTSGVRPAR from the coding sequence ATGGGCCAGAAGAGCAATCCGATCGGTCTGCGCCTGCAGATCAACCGCACCTGGGACAGCCGGTGGTACGCCGAAGGGCGTGACTATGCCGCGCTGCTCAAGGAAGACATCGAGATCCGCAAGTACATCATCGCGAACCTGCCGCAGGCAGCGATCTCGAAGGTGGTGATCGAGCGTCCGGCAAAGCTTTGCCGCATCTCGATCTACGCGGCCCGTCCCGGTGTCATCATCGGCAAGAAGGGCGCGGACATCGAGAAGCTGCGCGTCAAGCTGGCCTCGATGACCGAGAGCGAAGTGAAGCTGAACATCGTCGAGATCCGCAAGCCGGAAATCGATGCGAAGCTCGTCGCCGAAGGCGTGGCAGACCAGCTGGTTCGCCGTGTCGCCTTCCGCCGCGCGATGAAGCGCGCCGTGCAGTCCGCTCTGCGTCTGGGTGCCGAAGGCATCAAGATCGTGTGTGGCGGCCGTCTTGGCGGTGCGGAAATCGCCCGCGTCGAATGGTATCGCGAAGGTCGCGTTCCGCTGCACACTCTGCGTGCCAATGTCGATTACGCCGAAGCCGAAGCGCTGACGGCTTACGGCATCATCGGCATCAAGGTCTGGATCTTCAAGGGCGAGATTCTCGCGCACGATCCGACCGCGCAGGACCGCCTCATGATGGAAGCGCAGACGTCCGGCGTCCGCCCGGCACGCTGA
- the rplV gene encoding 50S ribosomal protein L22 yields MGKAKSPRRVADNEALAVGTTIRGSAQKLNLVAALIRGKKAEEAMNILAFSKKAMARDASKVLASAIANAENNHDLDVDALVVAEASVGKSITMKRFHTRGRGKSTRILKPFSKLRIVVREVEEA; encoded by the coding sequence ATGGGCAAGGCGAAATCCCCCCGCCGCGTTGCGGATAACGAGGCTCTGGCCGTCGGCACCACGATCCGTGGCTCGGCGCAGAAGCTGAACCTCGTTGCCGCTCTGATCCGTGGCAAGAAGGCCGAGGAAGCGATGAACATCCTCGCTTTCTCGAAGAAGGCAATGGCCCGCGATGCATCCAAGGTGCTCGCGTCGGCGATCGCCAATGCCGAGAACAACCACGATCTCGACGTCGACGCTCTGGTCGTTGCCGAGGCTTCGGTAGGCAAGTCGATCACGATGAAGCGGTTCCACACCCGTGGCCGCGGCAAGTCGACGCGCATCCTGAAGCCCTTCAGCAAGCTGCGCATCGTCGTTCGCGAAGTAGAAGAGGCGTAA
- the rpsS gene encoding 30S ribosomal protein S19, which translates to MARSVWKGPFVELSLLKKAEDAQDAGGNKPIKTWSRRSTILPQFVGLTFNVHNGHKFIPVSVSEEMVGHKLGEFAPTRTFPGHAADKKGKR; encoded by the coding sequence ATGGCACGCTCCGTCTGGAAAGGTCCCTTCGTCGAACTCAGCCTTCTCAAGAAGGCCGAGGACGCACAGGACGCCGGTGGCAACAAGCCCATCAAGACCTGGTCGCGTCGTTCGACGATCCTGCCGCAGTTCGTCGGCCTGACGTTCAACGTCCACAACGGCCACAAATTCATTCCTGTATCCGTTTCGGAAGAGATGGTCGGCCACAAGCTCGGTGAATTCGCGCCCACGCGCACCTTCCCGGGCCATGCTGCCGACAAGAAGGGCAAGCGCTAA
- the rplB gene encoding 50S ribosomal protein L2, protein MALKNFKPTSPARRGLILVDKSGLYKGKPVKSLTEGKRKTGGRNNKGHVTSRGMGGGHKQKYRYIDFKRRKWDVEGTVERIEYDPNRTAFIALVKYEDGELAYILCPQRIQEGDKIIAGEKTDTKPGNAMLLGQMPVGTICHNVEMKPGKGGQIARSAGTYVQLVGRDRGMVIVRLNSGEQRYLRADCMGTVGAVSNPDNSNQNFAKAGRNRWKGKKPLTRGVAKNPVDHPHGGGEGRTSGGRHPVTPWGKPTKGARTRNNKQTDKMIIRSRHAKKKR, encoded by the coding sequence ATGGCACTCAAGAACTTCAAACCGACGAGCCCCGCACGGCGCGGCCTCATCCTCGTCGACAAGTCCGGCCTGTACAAGGGCAAGCCGGTCAAGTCGCTCACGGAAGGCAAGCGCAAGACGGGCGGACGCAACAACAAGGGCCATGTCACTTCGCGCGGCATGGGCGGCGGTCACAAGCAGAAGTACCGCTACATCGACTTCAAGCGTCGCAAGTGGGACGTCGAAGGCACCGTGGAACGGATCGAATACGATCCCAACCGCACCGCTTTCATCGCGCTTGTGAAGTACGAGGACGGCGAACTGGCTTACATCCTGTGTCCGCAGCGGATCCAGGAAGGCGACAAGATCATCGCCGGCGAAAAGACCGATACCAAGCCTGGCAATGCCATGCTGCTCGGTCAGATGCCGGTCGGCACGATCTGCCACAATGTCGAGATGAAGCCGGGCAAGGGCGGCCAGATCGCCCGTTCGGCCGGGACCTACGTCCAGCTCGTCGGTCGTGACCGCGGGATGGTCATCGTGCGCCTCAACAGCGGCGAGCAGCGTTACCTGCGCGCCGACTGCATGGGCACGGTTGGTGCGGTGTCGAACCCCGACAACTCGAACCAGAACTTCGCCAAGGCCGGCCGCAACCGCTGGAAGGGCAAGAAGCCCCTGACGCGCGGTGTCGCCAAGAACCCGGTCGACCACCCGCATGGTGGTGGTGAAGGCCGGACCTCGGGCGGTCGCCATCCGGTGACCCCGTGGGGCAAGCCGACCAAGGGCGCTCGCACCCGCAACAACAAGCAGACGGACAAGATGATCATCCGTTCGCGCCACGCCAAGAAGAAGAGGTAA
- a CDS encoding 50S ribosomal protein L23 → MAKKQDIAARHYDVILAPHITEKSTLLSEHNAVVFKVAGDATKPQIKEAVEAIYDKKVVGVNTVVTKGKTKRWKGKPYKRTDQKKAIVTLADGDMIDITSGI, encoded by the coding sequence ATGGCTAAGAAGCAGGACATCGCTGCGCGTCACTACGACGTCATCCTGGCGCCGCACATCACCGAGAAGTCGACCCTGCTCTCCGAGCACAACGCGGTTGTCTTCAAGGTGGCCGGCGACGCCACGAAGCCGCAGATCAAGGAAGCGGTCGAAGCGATCTACGACAAGAAGGTCGTGGGCGTGAACACGGTCGTGACCAAGGGCAAGACCAAGCGCTGGAAGGGCAAGCCCTACAAGCGCACCGACCAGAAGAAGGCGATCGTAACGCTGGCCGACGGCGACATGATCGACATCACAAGCGGTATCTGA
- the rplD gene encoding 50S ribosomal protein L4, producing MKVKVQKLDGKAAGDVELSDDVFGVTPRADILHRVVTWQLENRRGTARPTRERSDVARTGAKFGNQKGGGRARHGDRGAPIFIGGGKAHGARKRDFEQSLNKKVRALGLKMALSSKAKDGLVVVDSLELKDAKTQVLKGHLDKSGWNGKVLVIGGESVDDGFARAARNLKGINVLPAMGANVYDILNHDTLVLTKDAVEKLEARFNG from the coding sequence GTGAAGGTCAAGGTCCAGAAACTCGACGGCAAGGCTGCCGGCGATGTCGAGCTGAGCGATGACGTGTTCGGGGTGACCCCGCGCGCCGACATCCTCCATCGCGTCGTCACCTGGCAACTCGAGAACCGTCGCGGAACCGCGCGTCCGACGCGCGAACGCTCCGACGTCGCTCGCACGGGCGCCAAGTTCGGCAACCAGAAGGGTGGCGGGCGTGCCCGTCACGGCGATCGCGGTGCTCCGATCTTCATCGGCGGCGGCAAGGCTCACGGTGCGCGCAAGCGTGACTTCGAGCAGTCGCTCAACAAGAAGGTCCGCGCGCTCGGTCTGAAGATGGCTCTTTCGAGCAAGGCGAAGGACGGCCTCGTCGTCGTCGACAGCCTGGAGCTCAAGGATGCCAAGACCCAGGTGCTCAAGGGCCACCTCGACAAGTCGGGCTGGAACGGCAAGGTGCTGGTCATCGGTGGCGAAAGCGTCGATGATGGTTTCGCGCGGGCTGCACGCAACCTGAAGGGCATCAATGTCCTGCCAGCGATGGGTGCCAACGTCTACGACATCCTCAACCACGACACGCTGGTCCTCACCAAGGATGCGGTCGAGAAGCTGGAGGCGCGTTTCAATGGCTAA
- the rplC gene encoding 50S ribosomal protein L3: MRTGVIAKKVGMTRLFQEDGRHVPVTVLSLENCQVVSQRTGDRDGYFAVQLGAGEAKQKNVAKPQREHFAKADVGLKKRVAEFRVDDEEGLLPVGATITADHFIAGQKVDITGHTQGKGFAGAMKRWGFGGMRATHGVSISHRAHGSTGNRQDPGRVFKNKKMAGHMGDRQRTQQNLEVVRTDAERGLIFVKGSVPGHKNGWLVVRDAVKLPLPEGVPFPGAMRRNADETKSEEAAAGMVESAAEHEVVTEVSAAEQEKLAQEAEASIAADKDAGTENNAPEADASDESKES; encoded by the coding sequence ATGCGCACTGGCGTGATCGCTAAGAAAGTCGGGATGACCCGCCTGTTCCAGGAGGATGGACGTCACGTTCCCGTGACCGTTCTTTCCCTCGAGAACTGTCAGGTGGTTTCCCAGCGTACCGGCGACCGGGACGGCTATTTCGCCGTTCAGCTCGGCGCCGGAGAAGCGAAACAGAAGAACGTCGCCAAGCCGCAGCGCGAGCATTTCGCGAAGGCGGACGTCGGCTTGAAGAAGCGTGTCGCCGAATTCCGTGTCGACGACGAGGAAGGTCTCCTTCCCGTCGGTGCCACGATCACGGCCGACCACTTCATCGCCGGCCAGAAGGTCGACATCACCGGACACACGCAGGGCAAGGGCTTTGCCGGCGCCATGAAGCGCTGGGGTTTCGGCGGTATGCGCGCCACCCACGGCGTCTCGATCAGCCACCGTGCCCACGGTTCGACGGGTAACCGCCAGGATCCGGGTCGCGTCTTCAAGAACAAGAAGATGGCCGGTCACATGGGTGATCGCCAGCGCACGCAGCAGAACCTCGAAGTGGTTCGCACCGACGCCGAGCGTGGCCTGATCTTCGTCAAGGGTTCGGTCCCCGGCCACAAGAACGGCTGGCTGGTCGTTCGCGATGCGGTCAAGCTTCCGCTTCCCGAAGGCGTTCCGTTCCCCGGTGCGATGCGTCGCAACGCGGATGAAACGAAGAGCGAGGAAGCTGCTGCCGGCATGGTCGAAAGCGCCGCCGAGCACGAAGTGGTGACCGAGGTTTCCGCCGCGGAGCAGGAAAAGCTGGCCCAGGAGGCCGAAGCTTCGATCGCAGCCGACAAGGACGCCGGTACCGAAAACAACGCGCCCGAAGCCGATGCTTCGGACGAGAGCAAGGAGTCCTGA
- the rpsJ gene encoding 30S ribosomal protein S10, with product MEAQNIRIRLKAFDHRVLDQATGEIADTARRTGALIRGPIPMPTRIEKFTVNRGPHIDKKSREQFEVRTYKRLLDIVQPNAQTVDALMKLDLAAGVNVEIKLA from the coding sequence ATGGAAGCCCAGAATATTCGCATTCGCCTCAAGGCGTTCGATCACCGCGTTCTCGACCAGGCAACTGGCGAGATTGCAGACACGGCACGCCGCACGGGCGCGTTGATCCGGGGTCCCATTCCGATGCCGACGAGGATCGAGAAGTTCACCGTGAACCGCGGTCCGCACATCGACAAGAAGTCGCGTGAGCAGTTCGAGGTGCGTACCTACAAGCGGCTGCTGGACATCGTGCAGCCGAACGCCCAGACGGTCGATGCGCTGATGAAGCTCGATCTTGCTGCCGGCGTGAACGTCGAAATCAAGCTGGCGTAA
- the tuf gene encoding elongation factor Tu: protein MAKEKFQRNKPHVNVGTIGHVDHGKTTLTAAITKVQDAPVDFANIDKAPEERERGITISTAHVEYETDARHYAHVDCPGHADYVKNMITGAAQMDGAILVVNAADGPMPQTREHILLARQVGVPKLVVYMNKVDQVDDEEILELVELEVRELLTEYGFDGDDIPIVKGSALAALEGRDPEIGENSIKALMEAVDTYIPTPERPVDQPFLMPIEDVFSISGRGTVVTGRVETGVVNVGDEVEIVGIKDTSKTTVTGVEMFRKLLDRGEAGDNIGALIRGVGRDDVERGQVLAKPGTVNPHTDFEAEVYVLSKDEGGRHTPFFANYRPQFYFRTTDVTGEVVLPEGTEMVMPGDNVSIGVKLIAPIAMDEGLRFAIREGGRTVGSGVVSKITK from the coding sequence ATGGCGAAGGAAAAATTCCAGCGTAATAAGCCGCACGTGAACGTCGGCACCATCGGTCACGTCGACCACGGCAAGACCACGCTGACCGCGGCGATCACCAAGGTGCAGGACGCGCCGGTTGATTTCGCGAACATCGACAAGGCTCCCGAAGAGCGCGAGCGCGGCATCACGATCTCGACGGCTCACGTCGAGTACGAAACCGATGCGCGTCACTATGCGCACGTCGACTGCCCGGGCCACGCCGACTACGTCAAGAACATGATCACCGGTGCCGCCCAGATGGACGGCGCGATCCTGGTCGTGAACGCTGCCGACGGCCCGATGCCGCAGACCCGCGAGCACATCCTGCTCGCACGTCAGGTCGGCGTGCCGAAGCTCGTCGTGTACATGAACAAGGTCGACCAGGTCGACGACGAGGAAATCCTCGAGCTCGTCGAGCTGGAAGTCCGCGAACTGCTGACCGAATACGGCTTCGATGGCGACGATATTCCGATCGTCAAGGGTTCGGCTCTGGCCGCCCTCGAAGGTCGCGATCCGGAAATCGGCGAGAACTCGATCAAGGCTCTCATGGAAGCGGTCGACACCTACATCCCGACTCCGGAACGTCCGGTCGACCAGCCGTTCCTCATGCCGATCGAAGACGTGTTCTCGATCTCGGGCCGTGGTACGGTCGTCACCGGCCGCGTCGAAACCGGCGTGGTGAATGTTGGTGACGAAGTCGAGATCGTCGGCATCAAGGACACTTCGAAGACGACCGTCACCGGCGTCGAAATGTTCCGCAAGCTGCTCGATCGCGGTGAAGCCGGCGACAACATCGGCGCCCTGATCCGCGGTGTCGGTCGTGACGACGTCGAGCGTGGCCAGGTTCTCGCCAAGCCGGGTACGGTCAATCCGCACACCGACTTCGAAGCCGAAGTCTACGTCCTGTCGAAGGACGAAGGCGGCCGTCACACGCCGTTCTTCGCGAACTATCGCCCGCAGTTCTACTTCCGCACGACGGACGTGACCGGCGAAGTCGTTCTTCCCGAAGGCACCGAGATGGTCATGCCGGGCGACAACGTTTCGATCGGCGTCAAGCTGATCGCTCCGATCGCCATGGACGAAGGTCTGCGTTTCGCCATCCGTGAAGGCGGTCGTACCGTCGGTTCGGGGGTTGTCAGCAAGATCACGAAGTAA
- the fusA gene encoding elongation factor G: MARDYPLERYRNIGIMAHIDAGKTTTTERILYYTGKSYKIGEVHDGAATMDWMEQEQERGITITSAATTTFWTPEDPSMDPRSDPEALRADMPKYRINIIDTPGHVDFTIEVERSLRVLDGAVAVFDGVAGVEPQSETVWRQADKYGVPRMCFINKLDRTGADFYYCVQSIVDRLGATPLVITLPIGAESDLKGVVDLVANRGIVWQAEDLGAKYEFVDIPEDMADKVAEYREKLIETVVEQDDDVMEAYLEGNEPDVATLKKLIRKGTMARDFVPVTCGSAFKNKGVQPLLDAVVDYMPSPLDVPAIKGVLPDSEVEETRPSSDDEPFAALAFKIMNDPFVGSLTFTRIYSGKLSKGSVLNSVKDKKEKIGRMLLMHSNNREDIEEAFAGDIVALAGMKDTTTGDTLCDPAKPIILERMEFPEPVIELSVEPKTKADQEKMGVALNRLAAEDPSFRVTTDHESGQTIIKGMGELHLDILVDRMKREFKVEANVGAPQVAYRESLNKPVDVDYTHKKQSGGSGQFGRVKVRVQPGERGQGFIFEDEIKGGNIPKEYIPAIEKGFREQAESGHLVGFPIIDFSVTLYDGAYHDVDSSAIAFEIAGRGAMREVAERSGIKLLEPIMKVEVVTPEDYLGDVIGDLNSRRGQIQGTDTRGNAQAVEAFVPLANMFGYVNELRSFTQGRAQYTMQFSHYDEVPANVAQEVKEKLA, encoded by the coding sequence ATGGCCCGCGATTACCCGCTGGAGCGCTATCGCAATATCGGCATCATGGCGCACATCGATGCCGGCAAGACCACCACGACCGAGCGTATCCTTTACTACACCGGCAAGTCCTACAAGATCGGCGAAGTCCACGACGGCGCCGCGACGATGGACTGGATGGAGCAGGAGCAGGAGCGCGGGATCACGATCACGTCGGCTGCGACCACGACCTTCTGGACCCCGGAAGATCCGTCGATGGATCCGCGTTCGGACCCCGAAGCGCTTCGTGCCGACATGCCGAAGTACCGGATCAACATCATCGACACGCCCGGCCACGTGGACTTCACCATCGAAGTCGAACGCTCGCTGCGCGTGCTCGACGGCGCGGTCGCCGTGTTCGACGGGGTTGCCGGTGTTGAGCCGCAGTCCGAGACCGTGTGGCGGCAGGCTGACAAGTACGGCGTTCCGCGCATGTGCTTCATCAACAAGCTCGACCGTACCGGCGCCGACTTCTACTATTGCGTGCAGTCGATCGTCGATCGTCTCGGCGCGACCCCGCTGGTGATCACCCTGCCGATCGGCGCGGAAAGCGACCTCAAGGGCGTCGTCGACCTCGTCGCCAACCGCGGCATCGTATGGCAGGCCGAAGACCTCGGTGCGAAGTACGAATTCGTCGACATTCCCGAAGACATGGCCGACAAGGTCGCGGAATACCGCGAGAAGCTGATCGAGACAGTCGTCGAGCAGGACGACGATGTCATGGAAGCCTATCTCGAAGGCAACGAGCCCGATGTCGCCACGCTCAAGAAGCTGATCCGCAAGGGCACGATGGCGCGTGATTTCGTGCCCGTCACCTGTGGTTCGGCCTTCAAGAACAAGGGCGTCCAGCCGCTGCTCGACGCAGTGGTCGACTACATGCCGTCGCCGCTCGACGTTCCGGCCATCAAGGGCGTGCTGCCCGACAGCGAAGTGGAAGAAACCCGTCCGTCGTCCGACGACGAGCCTTTCGCCGCGCTGGCGTTCAAGATCATGAACGACCCGTTCGTCGGTTCGCTGACCTTCACCCGCATCTACTCGGGCAAGCTCTCCAAGGGCTCGGTCCTGAACTCGGTGAAGGACAAGAAGGAAAAGATCGGCCGCATGCTGCTGATGCATTCCAACAACCGCGAGGACATCGAGGAAGCGTTCGCCGGCGACATCGTCGCGCTTGCCGGCATGAAGGACACGACCACCGGTGACACGCTGTGCGATCCGGCCAAGCCGATCATTCTCGAGCGGATGGAGTTCCCCGAGCCGGTGATCGAACTGTCGGTTGAACCGAAGACCAAGGCCGACCAGGAAAAGATGGGCGTTGCGCTCAACCGCTTGGCCGCCGAGGATCCGTCCTTCCGCGTCACGACCGACCACGAAAGCGGCCAGACGATCATCAAGGGCATGGGCGAGCTTCACCTCGACATCCTCGTCGATCGCATGAAGCGCGAGTTCAAGGTCGAGGCCAACGTCGGTGCGCCGCAGGTGGCTTACCGCGAAAGCCTCAACAAGCCGGTCGACGTCGATTACACCCACAAGAAGCAGTCGGGTGGTTCGGGCCAGTTCGGCCGCGTCAAGGTGCGCGTCCAGCCGGGCGAGCGTGGCCAGGGCTTCATCTTCGAAGACGAGATCAAGGGCGGTAACATTCCGAAGGAATACATCCCCGCGATCGAAAAGGGCTTCCGCGAGCAGGCCGAAAGCGGCCATCTCGTCGGCTTCCCGATCATCGACTTCTCGGTCACGCTGTATGACGGCGCGTACCACGACGTCGACTCCTCGGCGATCGCCTTCGAAATCGCCGGTCGCGGCGCCATGCGCGAAGTGGCCGAACGTTCGGGCATCAAGCTGCTCGAGCCGATCATGAAGGTCGAGGTCGTCACTCCCGAGGATTATCTCGGCGACGTTATCGGCGATCTGAACAGCCGTCGTGGCCAGATCCAGGGTACCGACACGCGCGGCAATGCGCAGGCGGTCGAGGCATTCGTGCCGCTGGCGAACATGTTCGGCTACGTGAACGAGCTGCGGTCCTTCACCCAGGGTCGCGCGCAGTACACGATGCAGTTCAGCCACTACGACGAAGTGCCGGCAAATGTCGCGCAGGAAGTCAAGGAGAAGCTTGCGTAA
- the rpsG gene encoding 30S ribosomal protein S7, with protein sequence MSRRRRPEKREILPDPKFGDQVLSKFMNNLMLDGKKSVAERIVYGALDTVETKAKANPIELFHAALDNIKPQVEVRSRRVGGATYQVPVEVRDERAQALAIRWLITAARGRAETTMAARLSGELMDAANNRGNAVKKREDTHRMADANRAFSHYRW encoded by the coding sequence ATGTCACGTCGTCGTCGTCCCGAGAAGCGGGAAATCCTGCCTGATCCCAAGTTCGGTGATCAGGTCCTGTCGAAGTTCATGAACAACCTCATGCTCGACGGCAAGAAGTCGGTCGCCGAACGCATTGTCTACGGTGCGCTCGACACGGTCGAGACCAAGGCCAAGGCAAACCCGATCGAGCTGTTCCATGCAGCGCTCGACAACATCAAGCCGCAGGTCGAAGTGCGCAGCCGCCGCGTCGGCGGTGCCACCTACCAGGTGCCGGTCGAGGTGCGCGACGAGCGCGCTCAGGCGCTTGCCATCCGCTGGCTCATCACGGCCGCTCGCGGCCGGGCCGAGACCACCATGGCCGCACGCCTTTCGGGCGAGCTCATGGATGCGGCAAACAACCGCGGCAACGCGGTGAAGAAGCGCGAAGACACGCACCGCATGGCGGACGCGAACCGCGCCTTCTCGCACTACCGCTGGTAG
- the rpsL gene encoding 30S ribosomal protein S12: MPTINQLVRKGRVPQKAKSKVPAMEQNPQKRGVCTRVYTTTPKKPNSALRKVAKVRLTNQREVISYIPGEGHNLQEHSVVLIRGGRVRDLPGVRYHVLRGVLDTQGVKDRRKSRSKYGAKRPK, from the coding sequence ATGCCGACGATCAACCAGCTGGTCCGCAAGGGCCGCGTTCCGCAGAAGGCCAAGTCCAAGGTCCCTGCGATGGAGCAGAACCCGCAGAAGCGCGGCGTTTGCACCCGCGTCTACACGACGACCCCGAAGAAGCCGAACTCGGCTCTGCGTAAAGTTGCCAAGGTCCGCCTGACCAACCAGCGCGAAGTCATCAGCTACATCCCCGGCGAAGGCCACAACCTCCAGGAACACAGCGTCGTGCTGATCCGCGGCGGCCGTGTGCGCGACCTTCCCGGCGTGCGCTATCACGTCCTTCGCGGCGTGCTCGACACGCAGGGTGTCAAGGACCGTCGCAAGAGCCGTTCCAAGTACGGCGCGAAGCGCCCGAAGTAA
- a CDS encoding GNAT family N-acetyltransferase, with protein sequence MPPPVPPPAPDPISATASGPAGCTIVTELENGTPVCIRTITPGDNALMRAGIARMSQRSRYLRFFSGGATPPDWVIDRLLDADGVKHMAWGAIDLAADGQPAIGAVHAFRNDDDPDCAEFSIAILDEWHGLGLGKLLTATILLDAQAEGIERFHVETLHENRSAIDFVRSIGGRQSGTADVTIPYTLDVSEALAVLEQEADPPGMARVFAVLRPTR encoded by the coding sequence ATGCCCCCGCCCGTCCCACCGCCTGCCCCCGACCCGATCTCCGCAACTGCGAGCGGCCCCGCAGGCTGCACCATCGTCACCGAACTGGAGAACGGAACGCCGGTCTGCATCCGCACGATCACGCCGGGCGACAATGCGCTGATGCGCGCCGGCATCGCGCGGATGTCGCAGCGCTCGCGCTACCTGCGCTTCTTCTCCGGCGGTGCCACCCCGCCCGACTGGGTGATCGACCGGCTGCTCGATGCGGACGGGGTCAAGCACATGGCCTGGGGCGCGATCGACCTCGCTGCGGACGGCCAGCCGGCGATCGGCGCGGTCCACGCGTTCCGCAACGATGACGATCCGGACTGCGCGGAGTTCTCCATCGCCATTCTCGACGAATGGCACGGTCTCGGGCTCGGCAAGCTGCTGACCGCGACGATCCTGCTGGATGCGCAAGCAGAGGGGATCGAGCGCTTCCACGTCGAGACCCTGCACGAGAATCGCAGCGCGATCGACTTCGTGCGCTCGATCGGCGGGCGGCAGAGCGGAACGGCCGACGTGACCATTCCCTACACGCTCGACGTGTCAGAGGCGCTTGCAGTGCTGGAACAGGAGGCCGATCCGCCGGGGATGGCGCGGGTATTCGCGGTGCTGCGACCTACTCGGTAA
- a CDS encoding LysR substrate-binding domain-containing protein, whose product MKRTHLPLNALRVYDAAARHLSFTRAADELAVTPAAVGQQIRALEDHLGTVLFRRTSKGLELTEEGAAGLDALREGFLKFEESVQAMQAGQASDRYTIAAPREFYAQWLAPRLAAFRKANEGVHYQLIENENADFTEANLDLAVRLVDGPGELEGIELAPAQRVVVCAPQAPEEVQNTWIDWPGAPLPEGAKADIQVGNAGQALSSAMAGMGKAILPFLLVEEALGRGRLEVLEGPDEGRRAYWLVAPLPQWRQKKVKALVAFLTE is encoded by the coding sequence ATGAAACGCACGCATCTTCCTCTCAACGCCCTGCGCGTTTACGACGCGGCGGCCCGCCACCTCAGCTTCACCCGCGCGGCGGACGAGCTGGCGGTTACGCCGGCTGCCGTCGGCCAGCAGATCCGCGCGCTCGAGGATCACCTGGGCACGGTGCTCTTCCGTCGCACCAGCAAGGGGCTGGAGCTGACCGAGGAAGGCGCTGCCGGGCTCGATGCGTTGCGCGAAGGCTTCCTCAAGTTCGAGGAAAGCGTCCAAGCGATGCAGGCCGGCCAGGCCTCCGACCGCTACACGATCGCCGCCCCGCGCGAATTCTACGCCCAATGGCTCGCGCCGCGGCTCGCCGCCTTCCGCAAGGCGAACGAGGGCGTGCATTACCAGCTGATCGAGAACGAGAACGCCGACTTCACCGAGGCCAATCTCGACCTTGCGGTGCGGCTGGTCGACGGTCCGGGCGAGCTCGAGGGGATCGAGCTGGCGCCTGCGCAACGCGTGGTCGTCTGCGCGCCGCAAGCGCCGGAGGAAGTGCAGAACACCTGGATCGACTGGCCGGGCGCGCCGCTGCCCGAAGGTGCCAAGGCCGATATCCAGGTCGGCAATGCGGGCCAGGCGCTCTCCAGCGCGATGGCGGGCATGGGCAAGGCGATCCTGCCGTTCCTGCTGGTCGAGGAGGCCCTGGGCCGAGGTCGGCTCGAAGTGCTCGAAGGGCCGGACGAGGGCCGCCGCGCCTACTGGCTGGTCGCTCCGTTGCCGCAATGGCGCCAGAAGAAGGTCAAGGCGCTGGTCGCTTTCCTTACCGAGTAG
- the apaG gene encoding Co2+/Mg2+ efflux protein ApaG, which translates to MKQLFQHAAITEGITVRVAVNFLPEQSQPEAGKWFWVYHVRIENRSHETVQLIARHWRITDARGMINHVDGEGVVGEQPVLKPGESHDYVSGCPLTTPHGSMEGFYTFHREDGAPLEVAIPFFPLAAPADAI; encoded by the coding sequence ATGAAACAGCTGTTCCAGCACGCCGCCATCACCGAAGGCATCACCGTCCGAGTGGCGGTCAACTTCCTGCCCGAGCAATCGCAGCCCGAGGCGGGCAAGTGGTTCTGGGTCTATCACGTGCGGATCGAGAACCGCAGCCACGAGACGGTGCAGCTGATCGCGCGGCACTGGCGCATCACCGATGCGCGCGGCATGATCAATCATGTGGACGGCGAAGGCGTGGTCGGCGAACAGCCGGTGCTCAAGCCCGGCGAGAGCCACGATTATGTTTCGGGCTGCCCGCTGACGACGCCGCACGGATCGATGGAAGGCTTCTATACCTTCCACCGCGAGGACGGTGCCCCGCTGGAGGTGGCAATCCCGTTCTTCCCGCTCGCCGCGCCTGCCGACGCGATCTGA